The Musa acuminata AAA Group cultivar baxijiao chromosome BXJ1-3, Cavendish_Baxijiao_AAA, whole genome shotgun sequence genome window below encodes:
- the LOC135622390 gene encoding putative chloride channel-like protein CLC-g isoform X2, producing METAADVGEEELSPPRSSLVSDDYEDVEEVEEQGGNLKEPLLEHHPINLRRHAPNNTSQLAIVGSNLCPIESLDYELIENDLFNQDWRSRGRAAILRYVFLKWTFCLFIGIVAGAVGFFNNLAVENIAGYKFFTVSDLMLANKYWTAFWVFAGSNLALLLFATVITAFVSTAAGGSGIPEVKAYLNGVDAPDIFSLRTLVVKIVGMIAAVSSSLHVGKAGPMVHIGACIGAIVGQGGSRKYGMTCRWLRYFKNDRDRRDLVTCGAAAGVAAAFRAPVGGVLFALESLSSWWRSALIWRAFFTTAVVAVTLRALIDICERGKCGLFGKGGLIMYDVTSDTITYHIADLPPVILLGVIGGILGSLYNFLMLKVLRVCSLVNEKGRAYRLLLAATVSIFISCCLFGLPWLAPCRPCLKEDCPSMGQPGSFKNFQCPPNHYNDLASLFFNTNDDTIRKLYSSETNDDFQKSSIMLSFVASYVLGILSYGVAAPFGLFVPIILTGASYGRLIGMLMGANSNLDHGLFAVLGSASFLGGTMRMTVSVCVIILELTNNLLLLPLVMLVLLISKTVADSFNPNIYDLILKLKGLPYLEDHAEPYMRQLTVSDVVAGPLRTFNGVEKVGNIIHILKTTGHHAFPVIDEPPFSSSPVLYGLILRAHLLSLLKKKCFLPTCTLSSFDASKQFVADDFAKRGSGKHDRIEDIEVTAEEMEMYIDLHPFTNTSPYTVVETMSLAKALTLFRQVGLRHLLIVPKSSCYQTKLISKQQQLSEGRNSGYLRPHSIKKIHI from the exons aTGGAGACTGCCGCAGACGTCGGGGAAGAGGAGTTGTCGCCGCCGCGATCGTCTTTAGTGTCGGATGATTACGAGGAtgtggaggaggtggaggagcagGGAGGAAATCTAAAGGAGCCGCTTTTGGAGCACCATCCCATCAATCTCCGGCGCCACGCGCCCAACAACACCTCCCAACTCGCCATCGTCGGCTCCAACCTCTGCCCCATCGAGAGCCTCGATTACGA GTTGATCGAGAACGACCTCTTCAACCAGGATTGGAGGAGCCGAGGCCGGGCGGCCATATTGCGGTATGTGTTCCTCAAGTGGACCTTCTGCCTCTTCATCGGCATCGTCGCCGGCGCTGTTGGATTCTTCAACAACCTTGCGGTCGAGAACATCGCCGGCTACAAGTTTTTCACTGTCTCCGACTTGATGCTCGCCAATAA GTATTGGACAGCGTTCTGGGTGTTTGCCGGTTCAAATTTGGCCCTTTTACTGTTTGCGACGGTGATCACGGCCTTTGTTTCGACCGCGGCAGGCGGGTCTGGAATACCGGAGGTGAAGGCTTACTTGAATGGGGTGGATGCTCCTGATATCTTCTCGCTTCGCACCCTTGTTGTAAAG ATTGTAGGTATGATTGCTGCTGTATCATCTTCACTCCATGTCGGCAAGGCTGGCCCCATGGTGCACATCGGTGCATGCATTGGGGCTATAGTTGGACAAGGTGGGTCCCGCAAGTACGGCATGACATGCAGATGGCTACGTTACTTCAAAAATGACAGAGATAGGCGTGATCTTGTTACCTGCGGCGCTGCTGCTGGTGTTGCTGCTGCTTTTCGTGCCCCAGTTGGGGGTGTTCTATTTGCTCTCGAGTCATTGTCTTCATG GTGGAGAAGTGCCCTGATATGGAGAGCATTCTTTACAACAGCTGTAGTTGCCGTCACACTGCGTGCACTGATTGACATCTGCGAAAGAGGAAAATGTGGGTTATTTGGGAAGGGCGGGCTGATTATGTATGATGTTACCTCAGATACTATTACGTATCACATTGCCGACTTACCTCCAGTGATCCTCCTTGGAGTAATTGGGGGAATATTGGGAAGTCTATACAATTTTCTTATGTTGAAGGTTCTTCGTGTATGCAGTCTTGTTAACGA GAAAGGACGTGCCTACAGGTTGCTTCTCGCTGCTACGGTGTCCATATTTATATCTTGTTGTCTGTTTGGGTTACCATGGCTGGCACCCTGCAGGCCTTGCCTGAAAGAAGATTGCCCCTCTATGGGTCAGCCTGGCAGCTTTAAGAATTTCCAGTGCCCTCCAAATCATTACAATGATCTAGCTAGCTTATTTTTCAACACCAATGATGATACAATCAGAAAACTCTACAGTAGTGAAACGAATGATGATTTCCAGAAGTCCTCTATCATGCTATCCTTTGTTGCCTCCTATGTTCTTGGCATCTTAAGTTATGGTGTTGCTGCACCTTTCGGTCTTTTCGTGCCCATCATCTTAACTGGTGCAAGCTATGGACGTCTTATTGGAATGCTAATGGGGGCGAACTCAAATCTAGATCATGGTCTCTTTGCGGTCCTTGGCTCGGCTTCCTTTCTAGGTGGAACAATGAGGATGACTGTGTCTGTATGTGTCATTATACTAGAATTGACCAACAATCTCTTGTTGCTTCCCCTTGTTATGCTGGTTCTCCTGATATCCAAAACTGTGGCTGACTCCTTCAATCCCAACATCTACGATCTGATTCTGAAATTGAAGGGGCTTCCTTATCTTGAAGACCATGCAGAACCATACATGAGGCAGCTCACAGTCAGTGATGTGGTCGCAGGTCCTTTGAGAACCTTTAATGGTGTCGAGAAGGTCGGTAACATTATCCACATATTGAAGACAACCGGCCATCATGCATTTCCTGTGATCGACGAACCACCGTTTTCTTCCTCTCCTGTGCTGTATGGCCTCATCCTCCGTGCACACCTTTTAAGTCTATTAAAGAAGAAGTGTTTTCTGCCGACGTGCACTCTCTCAAGTTTTGATGCATCAAAGCAATTCGTGGCTGATGATTTCGCTAAGCGCGGATCGGGGAAACATGATCGTATAGAGGATATCGAGGTGACAGCAGAAGAGATGGAGATGTACATTGATTTGCATCCATTTACAAACACATCACCTTATACGGTGGTTGAGACGATGTCACTGGCAAAAGCACTCACACTTTTCCGCCAAGTGGGCTTGAGACACCTCTTGATTGTTCCGAAGTCCTCTTGT TATCAAACCAAACTAATCAGCAAGCAGcagcaattgagtgaagggaggaACAGTGGATACTTGCGTCcacattcaataaaaaaaattcatatataa
- the LOC135622386 gene encoding 36.4 kDa proline-rich protein-like, which produces MDSSKTSAVLLTFMILLSSVSSIVSCDICPPSKSKPPKYKQHHKPKPPSTGKPPITMPPITVPPITVPPITVPPVIGKPPITLPPITVPPVIGKPPITLPPITVPPVIGKPPITVPPITVPPIMGKPPITVPPITVPPVMGKPPITVPPGVTPCPPRQSPPPPPTSPPASPTCPVDTLKIGACVDLLGGLVHIGAGDPAANQCCPLLQGLVEIEAAVCLCTTIKLKVLDMNVYVPLALQLLLTCGKTPPPGYTCTV; this is translated from the coding sequence ATGGACTCCTCCAAGACCTCAGCCGTCCTCCTAACCTTCATGATCTTGCTCTCCTCCGTCTCCTCCATTGTTTCCTGTGACATCTGCCCTCCATCCAAGTCCAAACCACCCAAGTACAAACAACACCATAAGCCGAAGCCACCTTCCACCGGAAAACCACCTATCACGATGCCGCCCATCACCGTGCCACCTATCACAGTCCCACCCATCACCGTGCCACCAGTCATCGGCAAGCCACCCATCACACTCCCACCCATCACCGTGCCACCGGTCATCGGCAAGCCACCCATCACACTCCCACCCATCACCGTGCCACCGGTCATCGGCAAGCCACCTATAACAGTCCCACCCATCACCGTGCCACCAATCATGGGCAAGCCACCTATCACAGTCCCGCCCATCACCGTGCCACCAGTCATGGGAAAGCCACCCATCACAGTCCCCCCAGGTGTCACCCCGTGCCCGCCGCGGcagtcgccgccgccgcctcctacgAGCCCCCCAGCATCGCCCACTTGCCCTGTCGACACGCTCAAGATTGGTGCATGCGTCGATCTCCTCGGTGGCCTCGTGCACATCGGTGCCGGCGACCCAGCGGCGAACCAGTGCTGTCCCTTGCTGCAAGGACTCGTGGAGATCGAGGCGGCGGTTTGTCTGTGCACCACCATCAAGCTGAAAGTCCTCGACATGAACGTCTACGTGCCGCTGGCACTGCAGCTGCTGCTTACCTGTGGGAAGACTCCACCACCTGGTTACACGTGCACCGTCTAG
- the LOC135622390 gene encoding putative chloride channel-like protein CLC-g isoform X3 → METAADVGEEELSPPRSSLVSDDYEDVEEVEEQGGNLKEPLLEHHPINLRRHAPNNTSQLAIVGSNLCPIESLDYELIENDLFNQDWRSRGRAAILRYVFLKWTFCLFIGIVAGAVGFFNNLAVENIAGYKFFTVSDLMLANKYWTAFWVFAGSNLALLLFATVITAFVSTAAGGSGIPEVKAYLNGVDAPDIFSLRTLVVKIVGMIAAVSSSLHVGKAGPMVHIGACIGAIVGQGGSRKYGMTCRWLRYFKNDRDRRDLVTCGAAAGVAAAFRAPVGGVLFALESLSSWWRSALIWRAFFTTAVVAVTLRALIDICERGKCGLFGKGGLIMYDVTSDTITYHIADLPPVILLGVIGGILGSLYNFLMLKVLRVCSLVNEKGRAYRLLLAATVSIFISCCLFGLPWLAPCRPCLKEDCPSMGQPGSFKNFQCPPNHYNDLASLFFNTNDDTIRKLYSSETNDDFQKSSIMLSFVASYVLGILSYGVAAPFGLFVPIILTGASYGRLIGMLMGANSNLDHGLFAVLGSASFLGGTMRMTVSVCVIILELTNNLLLLPLVMLVLLISKTVADSFNPNIYDLILKLKGLPYLEDHAEPYMRQLTVSDVVAGPLRTFNGVEKVGNIIHILKTTGHHAFPVIDEPPFSSSPVLYGLILRAHLLSLLKKKCFLPTCTLSSFDASKQFVADDFAKRGSGKHDRIEDIEVTAEEMEMYIDLHPFTNTSPYTVVETMSLAKALTLFRQVGLRHLLIVPKSSCMLAL, encoded by the exons aTGGAGACTGCCGCAGACGTCGGGGAAGAGGAGTTGTCGCCGCCGCGATCGTCTTTAGTGTCGGATGATTACGAGGAtgtggaggaggtggaggagcagGGAGGAAATCTAAAGGAGCCGCTTTTGGAGCACCATCCCATCAATCTCCGGCGCCACGCGCCCAACAACACCTCCCAACTCGCCATCGTCGGCTCCAACCTCTGCCCCATCGAGAGCCTCGATTACGA GTTGATCGAGAACGACCTCTTCAACCAGGATTGGAGGAGCCGAGGCCGGGCGGCCATATTGCGGTATGTGTTCCTCAAGTGGACCTTCTGCCTCTTCATCGGCATCGTCGCCGGCGCTGTTGGATTCTTCAACAACCTTGCGGTCGAGAACATCGCCGGCTACAAGTTTTTCACTGTCTCCGACTTGATGCTCGCCAATAA GTATTGGACAGCGTTCTGGGTGTTTGCCGGTTCAAATTTGGCCCTTTTACTGTTTGCGACGGTGATCACGGCCTTTGTTTCGACCGCGGCAGGCGGGTCTGGAATACCGGAGGTGAAGGCTTACTTGAATGGGGTGGATGCTCCTGATATCTTCTCGCTTCGCACCCTTGTTGTAAAG ATTGTAGGTATGATTGCTGCTGTATCATCTTCACTCCATGTCGGCAAGGCTGGCCCCATGGTGCACATCGGTGCATGCATTGGGGCTATAGTTGGACAAGGTGGGTCCCGCAAGTACGGCATGACATGCAGATGGCTACGTTACTTCAAAAATGACAGAGATAGGCGTGATCTTGTTACCTGCGGCGCTGCTGCTGGTGTTGCTGCTGCTTTTCGTGCCCCAGTTGGGGGTGTTCTATTTGCTCTCGAGTCATTGTCTTCATG GTGGAGAAGTGCCCTGATATGGAGAGCATTCTTTACAACAGCTGTAGTTGCCGTCACACTGCGTGCACTGATTGACATCTGCGAAAGAGGAAAATGTGGGTTATTTGGGAAGGGCGGGCTGATTATGTATGATGTTACCTCAGATACTATTACGTATCACATTGCCGACTTACCTCCAGTGATCCTCCTTGGAGTAATTGGGGGAATATTGGGAAGTCTATACAATTTTCTTATGTTGAAGGTTCTTCGTGTATGCAGTCTTGTTAACGA GAAAGGACGTGCCTACAGGTTGCTTCTCGCTGCTACGGTGTCCATATTTATATCTTGTTGTCTGTTTGGGTTACCATGGCTGGCACCCTGCAGGCCTTGCCTGAAAGAAGATTGCCCCTCTATGGGTCAGCCTGGCAGCTTTAAGAATTTCCAGTGCCCTCCAAATCATTACAATGATCTAGCTAGCTTATTTTTCAACACCAATGATGATACAATCAGAAAACTCTACAGTAGTGAAACGAATGATGATTTCCAGAAGTCCTCTATCATGCTATCCTTTGTTGCCTCCTATGTTCTTGGCATCTTAAGTTATGGTGTTGCTGCACCTTTCGGTCTTTTCGTGCCCATCATCTTAACTGGTGCAAGCTATGGACGTCTTATTGGAATGCTAATGGGGGCGAACTCAAATCTAGATCATGGTCTCTTTGCGGTCCTTGGCTCGGCTTCCTTTCTAGGTGGAACAATGAGGATGACTGTGTCTGTATGTGTCATTATACTAGAATTGACCAACAATCTCTTGTTGCTTCCCCTTGTTATGCTGGTTCTCCTGATATCCAAAACTGTGGCTGACTCCTTCAATCCCAACATCTACGATCTGATTCTGAAATTGAAGGGGCTTCCTTATCTTGAAGACCATGCAGAACCATACATGAGGCAGCTCACAGTCAGTGATGTGGTCGCAGGTCCTTTGAGAACCTTTAATGGTGTCGAGAAGGTCGGTAACATTATCCACATATTGAAGACAACCGGCCATCATGCATTTCCTGTGATCGACGAACCACCGTTTTCTTCCTCTCCTGTGCTGTATGGCCTCATCCTCCGTGCACACCTTTTAAGTCTATTAAAGAAGAAGTGTTTTCTGCCGACGTGCACTCTCTCAAGTTTTGATGCATCAAAGCAATTCGTGGCTGATGATTTCGCTAAGCGCGGATCGGGGAAACATGATCGTATAGAGGATATCGAGGTGACAGCAGAAGAGATGGAGATGTACATTGATTTGCATCCATTTACAAACACATCACCTTATACGGTGGTTGAGACGATGTCACTGGCAAAAGCACTCACACTTTTCCGCCAAGTGGGCTTGAGACACCTCTTGATTGTTCCGAAGTCCTCTTGT ATGCTAGCTTTATAG
- the LOC103978155 gene encoding ESCRT-related protein CHMP1 → MGNTEKLMNQIMELKFTSKSLQRQARKCEKDEKSEKLKVKKAIEKGNMDGARIYAENAIRKRTEQMNYLRLSSRLDAVVARLDTQAKMQAIGKSMGSIVKSLDSALTSGNLQKMSETMDQFERQFVNMEVQAEFMEGAMAGSTSLSTPETEVNSLMQQVADDYGLEVSVGLPQAASHAIPPAKEKETVDEDDLSRRLAELKARG, encoded by the coding sequence ATGGGGAACACCGAGAAGCTGATGAACCAGATCATGGAGCTCAAGTTCACGTCCAAGAGCCTGCAGCGGCAGGCGCGCAAGTGCGAGAAGGACGAGAAGTCCGAGAAACTCAAGGTCAAGAAGGCGATCGAGAAGGGCAACATGGACGGCGCCCGGATCTACGCCGAGAACGCCATCCGCAAGCGCACGGAGCAGATGAATTACCTCCGCCTCTCCTCCCGCCTCGACGCCGTCGTCGCCCGCCTCGACACCCAGGCCAAGATGCAGGCCATCGGCAAGTCTATGGGATCCATCGTCAAGTCCCTCGACTCCGCCCTCACCTCCGGCAACCTCCAAAAGATGTCCGAGACCATGGACCAGTTCGAGCGACAGTTCGTCAACATGGAGGTCCAGGCCGAGTTCATGGAGGGCGCCATGGCCGGGTCGACCAGCCTCTCCACCCCCGAGACCGAGGTCAACAGCCTCATGCAGCAAGTTGCCGACGACTACGGCCTCGAGGTCTCCGTCGGCCTCCCGCAGGCGGCGTCTCACGCCATCCCACCTGCCAAGGAGAAGGAGACCGTCGACGAGGATGATCTCTCCAGGCGCCTCGCTGAGCTCAAGGCCAGGGGTTAG
- the LOC135622390 gene encoding putative chloride channel-like protein CLC-g isoform X1 has product METAADVGEEELSPPRSSLVSDDYEDVEEVEEQGGNLKEPLLEHHPINLRRHAPNNTSQLAIVGSNLCPIESLDYELIENDLFNQDWRSRGRAAILRYVFLKWTFCLFIGIVAGAVGFFNNLAVENIAGYKFFTVSDLMLANKYWTAFWVFAGSNLALLLFATVITAFVSTAAGGSGIPEVKAYLNGVDAPDIFSLRTLVVKIVGMIAAVSSSLHVGKAGPMVHIGACIGAIVGQGGSRKYGMTCRWLRYFKNDRDRRDLVTCGAAAGVAAAFRAPVGGVLFALESLSSWWRSALIWRAFFTTAVVAVTLRALIDICERGKCGLFGKGGLIMYDVTSDTITYHIADLPPVILLGVIGGILGSLYNFLMLKVLRVCSLVNEKGRAYRLLLAATVSIFISCCLFGLPWLAPCRPCLKEDCPSMGQPGSFKNFQCPPNHYNDLASLFFNTNDDTIRKLYSSETNDDFQKSSIMLSFVASYVLGILSYGVAAPFGLFVPIILTGASYGRLIGMLMGANSNLDHGLFAVLGSASFLGGTMRMTVSVCVIILELTNNLLLLPLVMLVLLISKTVADSFNPNIYDLILKLKGLPYLEDHAEPYMRQLTVSDVVAGPLRTFNGVEKVGNIIHILKTTGHHAFPVIDEPPFSSSPVLYGLILRAHLLSLLKKKCFLPTCTLSSFDASKQFVADDFAKRGSGKHDRIEDIEVTAEEMEMYIDLHPFTNTSPYTVVETMSLAKALTLFRQVGLRHLLIVPKSSCRAPVVGILTRHDFMPEHILGLHPFLVKSRWKRLRFHQSTLTRFFRTSLMWACS; this is encoded by the exons aTGGAGACTGCCGCAGACGTCGGGGAAGAGGAGTTGTCGCCGCCGCGATCGTCTTTAGTGTCGGATGATTACGAGGAtgtggaggaggtggaggagcagGGAGGAAATCTAAAGGAGCCGCTTTTGGAGCACCATCCCATCAATCTCCGGCGCCACGCGCCCAACAACACCTCCCAACTCGCCATCGTCGGCTCCAACCTCTGCCCCATCGAGAGCCTCGATTACGA GTTGATCGAGAACGACCTCTTCAACCAGGATTGGAGGAGCCGAGGCCGGGCGGCCATATTGCGGTATGTGTTCCTCAAGTGGACCTTCTGCCTCTTCATCGGCATCGTCGCCGGCGCTGTTGGATTCTTCAACAACCTTGCGGTCGAGAACATCGCCGGCTACAAGTTTTTCACTGTCTCCGACTTGATGCTCGCCAATAA GTATTGGACAGCGTTCTGGGTGTTTGCCGGTTCAAATTTGGCCCTTTTACTGTTTGCGACGGTGATCACGGCCTTTGTTTCGACCGCGGCAGGCGGGTCTGGAATACCGGAGGTGAAGGCTTACTTGAATGGGGTGGATGCTCCTGATATCTTCTCGCTTCGCACCCTTGTTGTAAAG ATTGTAGGTATGATTGCTGCTGTATCATCTTCACTCCATGTCGGCAAGGCTGGCCCCATGGTGCACATCGGTGCATGCATTGGGGCTATAGTTGGACAAGGTGGGTCCCGCAAGTACGGCATGACATGCAGATGGCTACGTTACTTCAAAAATGACAGAGATAGGCGTGATCTTGTTACCTGCGGCGCTGCTGCTGGTGTTGCTGCTGCTTTTCGTGCCCCAGTTGGGGGTGTTCTATTTGCTCTCGAGTCATTGTCTTCATG GTGGAGAAGTGCCCTGATATGGAGAGCATTCTTTACAACAGCTGTAGTTGCCGTCACACTGCGTGCACTGATTGACATCTGCGAAAGAGGAAAATGTGGGTTATTTGGGAAGGGCGGGCTGATTATGTATGATGTTACCTCAGATACTATTACGTATCACATTGCCGACTTACCTCCAGTGATCCTCCTTGGAGTAATTGGGGGAATATTGGGAAGTCTATACAATTTTCTTATGTTGAAGGTTCTTCGTGTATGCAGTCTTGTTAACGA GAAAGGACGTGCCTACAGGTTGCTTCTCGCTGCTACGGTGTCCATATTTATATCTTGTTGTCTGTTTGGGTTACCATGGCTGGCACCCTGCAGGCCTTGCCTGAAAGAAGATTGCCCCTCTATGGGTCAGCCTGGCAGCTTTAAGAATTTCCAGTGCCCTCCAAATCATTACAATGATCTAGCTAGCTTATTTTTCAACACCAATGATGATACAATCAGAAAACTCTACAGTAGTGAAACGAATGATGATTTCCAGAAGTCCTCTATCATGCTATCCTTTGTTGCCTCCTATGTTCTTGGCATCTTAAGTTATGGTGTTGCTGCACCTTTCGGTCTTTTCGTGCCCATCATCTTAACTGGTGCAAGCTATGGACGTCTTATTGGAATGCTAATGGGGGCGAACTCAAATCTAGATCATGGTCTCTTTGCGGTCCTTGGCTCGGCTTCCTTTCTAGGTGGAACAATGAGGATGACTGTGTCTGTATGTGTCATTATACTAGAATTGACCAACAATCTCTTGTTGCTTCCCCTTGTTATGCTGGTTCTCCTGATATCCAAAACTGTGGCTGACTCCTTCAATCCCAACATCTACGATCTGATTCTGAAATTGAAGGGGCTTCCTTATCTTGAAGACCATGCAGAACCATACATGAGGCAGCTCACAGTCAGTGATGTGGTCGCAGGTCCTTTGAGAACCTTTAATGGTGTCGAGAAGGTCGGTAACATTATCCACATATTGAAGACAACCGGCCATCATGCATTTCCTGTGATCGACGAACCACCGTTTTCTTCCTCTCCTGTGCTGTATGGCCTCATCCTCCGTGCACACCTTTTAAGTCTATTAAAGAAGAAGTGTTTTCTGCCGACGTGCACTCTCTCAAGTTTTGATGCATCAAAGCAATTCGTGGCTGATGATTTCGCTAAGCGCGGATCGGGGAAACATGATCGTATAGAGGATATCGAGGTGACAGCAGAAGAGATGGAGATGTACATTGATTTGCATCCATTTACAAACACATCACCTTATACGGTGGTTGAGACGATGTCACTGGCAAAAGCACTCACACTTTTCCGCCAAGTGGGCTTGAGACACCTCTTGATTGTTCCGAAGTCCTCTTGT AGGGCGCCGGTGGTTGGCATCTTGACGAGGCATGACTTCATGCCAGAGCACATCTTGGGTTTGCATCCGTTCCTGGTGAAAAGCAGGTGGAAGAGACTGCGATTTCATCAATCGACCTTGACTAGATTCTTCAGGACTAGTTTGATGTGGGCTTGCTCTTAA